Proteins encoded by one window of Fusarium graminearum PH-1 chromosome 1, whole genome shotgun sequence:
- a CDS encoding sulfite reductase subunit beta: MDAATQHQVKTPEEAVARIAYLSSDVIVSVQPAIGTDSEFSSHLNRYAGRKDSSLVAQSADTVPEIIPVRHNTDPLLSVYTPTRAGKLVSVTTTSTILLPSVSHLYKLANYPVVLHVSLQPRTFPDYSVITAIRNSGFTFVQSETLQEAQDLALTAHALAIRTGKGVIHFFAPSTSANDKPIGVEDASVVRDVLDIESVRRYQAGSAPSSQTGIYADDGHIAVSSDHDAPATTGAASGNLTVPPSANASKAPSAGTSVKSSQDSESSTPVAPSSVATTVESAPPQVTSEDIYKSAGRIWAHLKTAVGREYSAFEYSGPPNAENCLFIFGSDAGAFAQAIDEANTQEIFANTAILTPRLYRPWLGSRLVEAIPRSVKRIAVLEQIHRKTTKWGPLLIDVLTSVKSGPGGVEAIVGHQLGYIAPEVVVQALRGVLQNLTAEKPIQNLEVGKKEAWKEPTGYDLKAPQLETAYTKILDQLFGQRAYVANAIKSSTTGISPTVSASPEFGFGSLLARKQRRGQFVSQVKDAATNGSFTTEAPKSWLARWAMNADDASKSTEIADDVIARLETDGSPLAAQLLTAKGLFRKESLWLTGSDAWSYDLGNSGVHHVLASGENVNMLIIDSTPYSERAAADANRRKKDIGLYAMNFGNVYVASTAVYSSYTQVLQALLEADKFEGPSVVLAYLPYFGETDSPLTVLQETKKAVDTGYWPLYRWNPENEKKGEPNFSLDSELIKQELKTFLARDNQLTQLASKEPKFAAALVKDFGSEVRAQQKRKAKDAYNQLLEGLLGAPLTVLYASDNGNSTTLAKRLASRGRARGLKTTVLAMEDYPLEDLPTEENIVFITSTAGQGEFPQNGLPFWDAIKDNTDLDLAAVNYSIFGLGDSHYWPRKEDKIYYNKPAKDLDRVLTNLGGKHLIDIGLGDDQDPDSFQTGYKEWEPKLWAALGVDKVDGLPDEPPPITNEDIKVASNYLRGTIVEGLNDTSTLAISAADQQLTKFHGTYMQDDRDIRDERKAQGLEPAYSFMIRCRLPGGISTPQQWVQMDDIANELGNETMKLTTRQTFQFHGVVKSKLKPAMQAINRALMTTIAACGDVNRNVMCSSLPTQSKYHREVFACSQLISDHLLPSTSAYHEIWLTDDDNKKTQVAGDAVQDFEPLYGPTYLPRKFKITIAIPPHNDTDVYAHDIGLIAIKGEDGKLAGFNVLAGGGMGATHNNKKTYPQTGRMFGFCKTEDVHIVCEKIMLVQRDNGDRKNRKHARLKYTIDDMTVPVFRSKVEELWGKKFENERPFEFKSNVDTFGWQKDEHGLNHFTFFIENGRIEDTPEFQMKTGLREIAKSLKGESEFRLTGNQHLILSNVADEHLDDVKELMKKYKLDNVQFSALRLSSSACVAFPTCGLAMAESERYLPVLISKLEGCLEENGLRQDSIVMRMTGCPNGCARPWLAEVAFVGKAYGAYNMYLGGGYHGQRLNKLYRQSIKEDEILDIMKPLLKRYALERNEGERFGDFCVRSGVIVATTDGQNFHDNVADEEEDDE; the protein is encoded by the exons ATGGACGCTGCTACACAGCACCAGGTCAAGACTCCTGAGGAGGCCG TGGCTCGAATTGCCTACCTCTCCAGCGATGTCATTGTCTCCGTCCAGCCTGCCATTGGCACCGATTCCGAGTTCTCCTCTCACCTGAACCGATACGCAGGTCGCAAGGACAGCAGCTTGGTCGCGCAGAGCGCTGATACAGTTCCTGAG ATCATTCCCGTTCGACACAACACCGATCCTCTTCTATCAGTGTACACTCCTACACGAGCCGGCAAGCTTGTCTCAGTCACAACCACATCCACCATCCTTCTACCCTCCGTGTCACACCTATACAAGTTGGCCAACTACCCTGTTGTCCTACATGtctctcttcagcctcgGACATTCCCCGATTACTCAGTCATCACCGCTATCCGTAACTCGGGATTCACATTTGTCCAGTCCGAGACCCTTCAGGAGGCACAGGATTTGGCTTTGACTGCTCACGCTCTTGCTATCCGAACTGGCAAGGGTGTTATTCACTTCTTTGCTCCTTCCACATCAGCAAACGACAAGCCCATTGGTGTAGAGGACGCTTCAGTCGTCCGCGACGTTCTCGATATTGAGAGTGTCCGCCGATACCAGGCTGGTTCCGCTCCCTCTTCGCAGACTGGAATCTACGCCGACGATGGCCACATCGCTGTCTCTTCAGACCACGATGCGCCAGCTACAACTGGTGCCGCCAGTGGCAACCTTACTGTGCCTCCCAGTGCCAACGCCTCCAAGGCACCCTCAGCCGGAACTTCAGTCAAGTCCAGCCAGGACAGCGAGTCCAGCACCCCTGTTGCGCCCTCATCGGTCGCCACAACAGTTGAGTCTGCACCTCCTCAGGTCACTTCTGAGGATATCTACAAGTCCGCCGGACGTATCTGGGCCCACCTCAAGACAGCCGTTGGCCGAGAGTACAGCGCTTTTGAGTACTCGGGTCCCCCTAATGCCGAGAATTGTCTTTTCATCTTCGGCTCTGATGCCGGTGCTTTCGCTCAAGCGATTGATGAGGCCAACACACAGGAGATCTTCGCCAACACTGCCATCCTTACCCCTCGCCTATACCGACCTTGGCTCGGTTCCAGACTGGTTGAGGCCATTCCTCGATCAGTTAAGCGCATCGCTGTGTTGGAGCAGATCCACCGCAAGACTACCAAGTGGGGTCCCCTCCTCATTGACGTCTTGACTTCCGTGAAGAGTGGTCCTGGTGGCGTTGAGGCTATTGTTGGTCACCAGCTTGGCTACATCGCCCCCGAAGTTGTCGTCCAGGCCCTGCGTGGTGTTCTCCAGAACCTTACTGCTGAGAAGCCCATCCAGAACCTCGAggttggaaagaaggaggcttgGAAGGAGCCCACTGGTTACGATCTTAAGGCTCCTCAGCTTGAGACTGCCTACACCAAGATTCTTGACCAGCTTTTCGGTCAGCGAGCTTACGTTGCCAACGCTATCAAGTCTTCTACCACTGGTATCTCGCCCACTGTCTCTGCTAGCCCCGAGTTCGGTTTCGGTTCTCTTTTGGCTCGCAAGCAGCGTCGTGGCCAGTTTGTTTCTcaggtcaaggatgctgCTACCAACGGTAGCTTCACCACCGAAGCCCCCAAGAGCTGGTTGGCGCGATGGGCTATGAACGCTGATGATGCCTCCAAGTCGACCGAGATTGCCGACGATGTCATCGCCAGACTCGAGACTGACGGTTCTCCCCTGGCCGCTCAGCTCCTTACTGCTAAGGGTCTTTTCCGAAAGGAGTCTCTTTGGCTGACTGGTTCTGATGCCTGGTCTTATGACCTGGGCAACTCTGGTGTTCACCACGTTCTTGCCTCCGGTGAGAATGTCAACATGCTCATCATTGACTCTACTCCTTACTCGGAGcgagctgctgctgatgccAACCGCCGTAAGAAGGACATTGGTCTGTATGCCATGAACTTCGGCAACGTCTATGTTGCCTCCACCGCTGTCTACAGCTCGTACACTCAGGTTCTTCAGGCTCTTCTTGAGGCTGACAAGTTTGAGGGTCCCTCTGTCGTTCTCGCCTACCTCCCCTACTTCGGTGAGACCGACTCCCCTCTCACTGTTCTCcaggagaccaagaaggccgTTGATACCGGATACTGGCCTCTGTACCGATGGAACCCcgagaacgagaagaagggtgagCCCAACTTCTCTCTCGACTCTGAGCTTATCAAGCAGGAGCTCAAGACGTTCCTCGCTCGTGACAACCAGCTCACTCAGCTGGCTTCCAAGGAGCCCAAGTTCGCTGCTGCTCTCGTCAAGGACTTTGGAAGCGAGGTCCGAGCTcagcagaagagaaaggccaaggacgcTTATAACCAGCTCCTTGAGGGTCTTCTGGGCGCTCCTTTAACCGTTCTATATGCTTCCGACAACGGTAACTCTACCACTTTGGCCAAGCGATTGGCTAGCCGCGGTCGCGCTCGTGGCCTGAAGACCACTGTCCTGGCTATGGAGGACTATCCTCTTGAGGATCTTCCTACTGAGGAGAACATTGTCTTCATTACTTCCACTGCCGGTCAGGGTGAGTTCCCTCAGAACGGTCTGCCTTTCTGGGACGCTATCAAGGACAACACcgatcttgatctcgctGCTGTCAACTACTCCATTTTCGGTCTTGGCGACAGCCACTACTGGCCCCGAAAGGAGGACAAGATCTACTACAACAAGCCTGCGAAAGATCTTGACCGTGTTCTGACCAACCTCGGCGGTAAGCACCTGATCGATATTGGACTTGGTGACGACCAGGACCCCGACAGCTTCCAGACTGGTTACAAGGAATGGGAGCCTAAGCTTTGGGCTGCCCTTGGCGTGGATAAGGTCGATGGCCTTCCTGACGAGCCCCCACCAATTACCAACGAAGACATCAAGGTGGCTTCCAACTACCTCCGTGGTACTATTGTCGAGGGTCTTAACGATACCTCTACTCTCGCTATCTCGGCCGCCGACCAGCAGCTTACCAAGTTCCACGGAACATACATGCAGGATGATCGTGATATCCGAGACGAGCGAAAGGCCCAGGGTCTTGAGCCCGCTTACTCTTTCATGATTCGATGCCGACTTCCTGGTGGTATTTCGACTCCTCAGCAGTGGGTCCAGATGGACGACATTGCCAACGAGCTCGGAAATGAGACCATGAAGCTCACCACCCGACAGACCTTCCAGTTCCACGGTGTCGTGAAgagcaagctcaagcccgCCATGCAGGCTATCAACCGCGCTCTCATGACCACCATTGCTGCTTGTGGTGACGTGAACCGTAACGTCATGTGCAGTTCGCTCCCTACTCAGTCCAAGTACCACCGTGAGGTTTTCGCCTGCTCTCAGCTTATCAGCGACCATCTCCTGCCTTCAACCAGTGCCTACCACGAGATCTGGCTTActgacgacgacaacaagaagactcAAGTCGCTGGTGACGCCGTTCAGGACTTCGAGCCCCTTTACGgacctacctacctgccCCGAAAGTTCAAGATCACCATTGCCATTCCTCCTCACAACGACACTGATGTGTATGCTCACGACATTGGTCTGATCGCCATCAagggtgaagatggcaaaCTTGCTGGTTTCAACGTCCTTGCCGGTGGTGGTATGGGTGCTactcacaacaacaagaagacaTACCCCCAGACTGGCCGCATGTTCGGCTTCTGTAAGACTGAGGATGTCCATATTGTTTGTGAGAAGATCATGCTCGTCCAGCGTGACAACGGTGATCGCAAGAACCGAAAGCACGCCCGTCTTAAGTACACCATCGACGACATGACCGTGCCTGTCTTCCGcagcaaggttgaggagctcTGGGGCAAGAAGTTCGAGAACGAGCGACCTTTCGAGTTCAAGAGCAACGTCGACACCTTTGGCTGGCAGAAGGATGAGCACGGTCTCAACCacttcaccttcttcatcgagaaCGGTCGTATCGAGGATACCCCTGAGTTCCAGATGAAGACAGGTCTGCGCGAGATTGCCAAGTCCCTCAAGGGCGAGTCTGAGTTCCGTCTTACCGGTAACCAGCATCTGATCCTCAGCAACGTCGCTGACGAGCACCttgacgatgtcaaggaACTCATGAAGAAGTATAAGCTGGACAATGTTCAGTTCTCTGCCCTTCGTCTCAGCTCGTCTGCTTGTGTCGCTTTCCCTACTTGTGGtcttgccatggctgagtCTGAGCGATACCTGCCTGTTCtcatttccaagcttgaggGCTGCCTTGAGGAGAATGGTCTTCGCCAGGACTCCATCGTCATGCGTATGACTGGTTGCCCTAACGGTTGTGCTCGTCCTTGGTTGGCCGAGGTTGCTTTCGTCGGTAAGGCGTACGGTGCTTACAACATGtaccttggtggtggttacCACGGCCAGCGCCTTAACAAGCTATATCGCCAGAGTatcaaggaggatgagatcctcgacaTCATGAAGCCTCTCCTCAAGCGATACGCTCTCGAGCGAAACGAGGGTGAGCGCTTCGGTGACTTCTGCGTCCGCTCTGGTGTCATTGTTGCCACCACTGACGGCCAGAACTTCCACGACAAC GTcgccgacgaagaagaggatgatgaataa
- a CDS encoding chitin synthase 2: MDDDVFGPESDLSDARPHPVDRSSYMSAESQDTLNEGDPDDYDKFEHYGPAPSGAQERRGVRAPQMARKEVQLINGELVLECKIPTILYSFLPRRGEVEFTHMRYTAVTCDPDDFVERGYTLRQTFGKTVRETELFICVTMYNEDEIGFTRTMHAVMKNISHFCSRTRSRTWGETGWQKIVVCIVSDGREKIHPRTLDALAAMGVYQHGIAKNFVNNRAVQAHVYEYTTQVSLDSDLKFKGAEKGIVPCQMIFCLKEKNQRKLNSHRWFFNAFGQALNPNVCILLDVGTRPSGTSLYHLWKAFDTDSNVAGACGEIKAMKGKYGRNLLNPLVASQNFEYKMSNILDKPLESVFGYITVLPGALSAYRYHALQNDETGHGPLSQYFKGETLHGQHADVFTANMYLAEDRILCWELVAKRNERWVLKYVKGCTGETDVPDTVPEFISQRRRWLNGAFFAAVYSLVHFKQIWFTDHTFARKILLHVEFLYQFIQLMFTFFSLANFYLTFYFVAGGLTDPKIDPFGHNIATVIFHILRYSCVLLISTQFILSLGNRPQGSRKLYLASMIIYSIIMMYTTFATFYIIIRQLTSKDDDIKMGDNVFTNMIVSILSTIGMYFIMSMLYLDPWHMITSSAQYFILLPSYICTLQVYAFCNTHDVTWGTKGDNVMKTDLGGAVGKGETVELEMPSEQLDIDSGYDEALRNLRDRLEVPEPPPSDSQLQEDYYKSVRTYLVLTWMIGNGILGMAVSEIYSARGIGDNYYLRFLLWSVAALAVFRAVGSTTFAILNVINMIIEGRVRLTLKAPRWFGGVKDRVSDKMSSVSSNLRN, from the exons ATGGACGACGATGTTTTCGGCCCTGAATCAGACCTGAGCGACGCCCGACCTCATCCAGTTGACCGCAGCTCTTACATGTCAGCAGAGTCTCAAGACACACTAAACGAAGGCGACCCCGATGACTACGACAAGTTCGAGCACTATGGTCCTGCTCCATCCGGCGCccaggaaagaagaggtGTTCGTGCTCCTCAAATGGCGAGGAAAGAGgttcagctcatcaacgGTGAACTGGTGCTGGAGTGTAAGATCCCGACAATTCTGTACAGTTTCTTACCACGACGCGGTGAGGTTGAGTTCACTCACATGCGTTATACCGCTGTCACATGTGACCCTGACGACTTTGTTGAAAGAGGCTACACATTGCGACAAACCTTTGGCAAGACAGTCAGAGAGACAGAACTGTTTATCTGTGTCACTATGTACAACGAAGATGAGATCGGCTTCACCCGAACCATGCACGCTGTGATGAAGAACATCTCACACTTCTGTTCCCGTACACGCTCTCGTACCTGGGGTGAGACTGGATGGCAGAAAATTGTCGTTTGTATTGTTTCAGACGGTCGTGAAAAGATTCACCCTCGTACCCTAGATGCTCTCGCTGCTATGGGTGTTTACCAGCACGGTATCGCAAAGAACTTCGTCAACAACCGTGCTGTGCAGGCTCACGTTTACGAATACACAACCCAGGTCTCTCTCGACTCCGatctcaagttcaagggcGCTGAAAAGGGCATTGTTCCTTGCCAGATGATTTTCTGTCTCAAGGAAAAGAATCAGCGTAAGCTCAACTCGCACCGTTGGTTCTTCAACGCATTCGGCCAAGCTCTCAATCCCAACGTCTGCATCTTGCTAGATGTTGGTACCCGTCCCAGTGGTACATCGCTGTACCATCTGTGGAAGGCTTTCGATACCGACTCCAACGTCGCTGGCGCTTGTGGAGAGATCAAGGCTATGAAGGGCAAATACGGCCGCAACCTACTCAACCCTCTCGTTGCGTCTCAGAATTTTGAGTACAAAATGTCCAATATTCTTGACAAGCCCCTTGAGTCCGTCTTTGGCTATATTACTGTCTTGCCTGGTGCTCTGAGTGCGTACCGATACCACGCGCTTCAGAATGACGAGACCGGCCATGGTCCTCTCAGTCAATATTTCAAGGGTGAAACTCTGCATGGCCAGCATGCTGATGTCTTCACTGCCAACATGTACCTCGCTGAAGATCGTATCCTCTGTTGGGAGTTGGTTGCCAAACGTAACGAAAGATGGGTCCTCAAGTACGTTAAGGGATGTACTGGTGAAACCGATGTGCCTG ATACTGTTCCCGAGTTTATCTCTCAGCGTCGTCGATGGCTCAACGGTGCTTTCTTCGCTGCCGTTTACTCTCTCGTCCACTTCAAGCAGATTTGGTTCACAGATCATACTTTCGCCCGCAAGATCCTCTTGCACGTGGAGTTTCTGTACCAATTCATTCAGCTCATGTTCACCTTTTTCTCACTGGCCAACTTCTATCTCACTTTCTACTTCGTCGCAGGTGGTTTGACAGATCCGAAGATCGATCCTTTCGGGCATAATATTGCTACTGTCATCTTCCACATTCTACGGTACTCGTGTGTCCTCCTCATATCAACGCAGTTCATCCTCTCGCTCGGTAATCGACCCCAAGGTTCCAGGAAGCTGTATCTTGCAAGTATGATTATTTACAGTATCATCATGATGTACACGACGTTTGCAACATTCTACATCATCATTCGTCAACTCACatccaaagacgacgacaTAAAGATGGGTGACAACGTCTTTACCAACATGATTGTATCTATATTATCGACGATCGGCATGTATTTTATCATGTCAATGTTGTATCTGGATCCATGGCACATGATCACATCTTCGGCACAGTacttcattcttcttcccAGTTACATTTGCACCCTGCAAGTATACGCCTTCTGCAACACTCACGACGTTACCTGGGGTACCAAGGGTGACAACGTCATGAAGACTGATCTTGGCGGTGCTGTGGGTAAGGGTGAGACTGTCGAGCTGGAAATGCCCAGCGAACAGCTCGATATCGACAGTGGATACGATGAGGCTCTGCGTAACCTCCGCGATCGTCTCGAAGTCCCCGAGCCTCCCCCAAGCGATTCCCAATTGCAAGAGGATTACTACAAGAGTGTCCGAACCTACCTGGTCCTCACGTGGATGATCGGCAACGGTATTCTCGGCATGGCTGTGTCTGAAATCTACAGTGCCAGAGGCATTGGCGACAACTACTACCTGCGCTTCCTTCTCTGGTCGGTCGCCGCCCTTGCTGTCTTCCGTGCCGTCGGTTCCACCACCTTTGCCATCCTTAATGTGATCAATATGATAATCGAAGGCCGAGTGCGTTTGACACTCAAGGCCCCTCGATGGTTTGGCGGCGTGAAGGACAGAGTCAGCGACAAGATGAGCAGCGTGTCAAGCAACCTACGCAATTGA